Sequence from the Prunus persica cultivar Lovell chromosome G5, Prunus_persica_NCBIv2, whole genome shotgun sequence genome:
ataataataataaaaaagcagACGATTAATGAAAGATTACCTTAATTTGCTTTACTTAAGATAGGCAGCAAGCATGGGTTGGAAATGATGGTTTGCTGCTGCGCAAGAGAGAGGAAATTTTTCTtccaaacagagagagagagagagagagagagagagagggaattcCTGTTGTTAGCCTAGTCGAAGAGCAGGGTTTGGATTTGGAGTTGGAGGAAAAATGGAAGCGGATTTTTAAAGGGAGAGAGTTGGTGGATTTGCTGTGAGTGCGGTTGGTGGGGGTTGGTGGACTGCCCTTTGATGAGGTCGACTACTACTAGAAATGTGTTGACGCGtgaactcttttttattttaaatttgtttattgcatgatttatttgattttaaatttgttcATCATCTCTTTGTTGTGTTGTCAGCGCCACGCAGTCATGATCGATACCTTTCTCTGCGTCATCAtcgagagagaagaaaaaaagaagaaggattgAGGAACTTAATTTCTGACTAGTATATAATATGAGAGATACTTAGTTTGTATTAagctttaattttaattttaacttgTTTTGTTCGTTCGATTTACGTTTTTGAGTTCGTTAACTTGTGTAACTTTTTCATATGCTCATTTCTTTCTAATCCTTCTCCTCCATTTTTAGATTGATCCTTAGAGTAGACCCATTTCTGCAAATATTAGCCTTCTTGAATGATTCAAACAATTTGCTAAAAATATAGTTAATTGCTTTATGAATCGAAGCACTGCCTGCCGCAGTAAACAAATACAAGTGTGATTCTTAGCTATAGAAATAAAGAATATCAATAAAGCAAAATAATCCAAGAACTAGTCTTCATCAATCCAAAATTCACATAATTACAGACATGTGTCCTAGCTGTCTTCTTCACTTGCATTGTAAAGATTTGAGCGTCTTGGCTGCCACATCAAAGGCAATAGTGCAGTTCATGTTGGcagccttcttcttcttcatgatGAACATAATTGCAACTTTTCCATTCAATCTTCCTACGCTGTTGAGCGTCAACACCCCGCTGCTCAATTCACTTCCAAAGTTTGTACCATTTATTGCACTTGACTTCAAACTCACCTCCGCAGTTCTTTTTATGGTCGAAAGCCATCCAGCCTTGCCCTTTGCGATATCAATTACTGCCAGAGTCGCGCCTTGGTGTTGAAACGTGATATTGGCAGCATTGAACTTGTAGGAACCCCAGTTGGCTGAGTTCTTGATCTTGATTTGGGTTGTGAATTTCGTGTCGAATGAAGGCGCTGCCGAGTCAGATACGAAGCTGTCGACATTGATGTTGCCTAGCCTGAACCTGGGGGTCTTAACTTTCATCACAGTGAGACTCATTGTGGTGATAACTATGATCTGAAACACGACGAAAATACTAATATATATGgccattttgattttcttctggCGTTTCAGCTCATCAGAGGATTGCAAAGATTCTGCATCACTTGTTTTCCAAGCCATGTTGATTTCTTTTAGCGGAAGTAaagcttcaaaagaaaatgctcTGCTTTTTCTCCGTTTCGCTCTGTAAAATATGAACCGATGAGCAAGTGAATTGGTTGTGAGAATGTTGGTGAGTGCTGTGCGGTGTTTATAGACAATTTGGTAAATGAGTTACCTGTCGGAATAATATCGAGGGTATAAACTTCCTGGAAATTGGAATCAAAACGCGCAAATAGTTGGGTTGTAGTTTATTGACTTGTAGTAGCCTACTAGGTGCTTGAGAACATGACTTGAAATCCCATGATACTATgttattatatatttcttgTGCATATGGACGCGTTTCAAATACGAAActgattatttaaaaaaaaaaatcaagtacaGAATAATAGAAAGCTCCGAGGGCTTTAAAAAATTTGCCTTCCACGCAAACGAACAAGGATCTGTATAAGTCTTATTACAAAGTCCAAGCTAGCATTcggatataattttttttatttggttttaattagtttgtctttttatttgtaagaacctcaaatttattattgttgttgttataaGCTCCTCTAGAAGTCCAACCTCTTAACCATGCGCGTTtggttatatttttcatttctagAACAGATACTTAACAACTCTGCAATCATATTGTCCATTctgtttctttccttttacttCTCTGGTGGCTTGTAAATTTGTAAAGTACGCTCCTTTTACAatcatttattttgtaaaaacaagcacacaaaaaaaacaatactttaaaaaaaaaaattgaatcaaatCGAAAATTAGATACAACTTGGGAGACGTCGTGGTTCACCCGAACAGGCTAAGTCCATAAAAATTAGAGATATTCTTAATATTActatacttgttttgtttaCATAATACAAGTTACTTGTTTAAGAATAATAGTCACGATACCAACAGTCCCCTATAGTCCCTAGTAAGAAAGTACTTCTTGGTTCAAGAGTTGAAACTTGAGTGCATTGGCCGAGCAACCTTTTCGTCTACATATCGcctagccaaagccccaaggTAAGAAGGACCTAGAAGAATACTTGGCTTTTTATTCCCAAGTCCCTCATGCCGGTTATGCATTCGTTCACTCGGTTGGTGACATGAAGCAATGATGTCGAAGGGCAAAGTGTCGAAAAGGCAAGATTATGGTTCATGTCACTTCGTTAGTGATAATGCACTGATGGGCGGGTGCCAACCCGAAAGGTACTAGTGTGTCTCAAATCAAGCATATGTGCTAAAAAGCAATGATGCTTATGTGTTGGAAGGCAATAATGCTTATGCGTCGAAAGGCAATGATACTTAATGTTGAAAGGGTGTGACCATCAAAAGGCTAACGTTCGATCATTGAACGCGTACCAATTCACCATCAAAGGAGTGTTGTTTGGCCATTAATGAGGTGATGATTTGCCTTCGAAGGGTTGTAGTTCGGCCATTGAAAGGCGGTCATCGGAAAATGACATGGGTTGAGAATAAGAGCATGGACTATAACTAATTAAGGACATGAGATGTGATTAGAGTCCCAAACTGAAGAGAACATGGGGAAATTCGAATAGACTCACCAGTAAACAGCCAACAAGGTCCAGCACTTTTCTGTGTCCCATTCTTCCTTGCTTAATTGGCCACTGGGTTCATCTGTAAAAATTTGACTAAATTTAACTTTTCATCCCAGTAATTTGAGTGAAGTTATGTGGTGGAACGAATTTCCTGGAAAATGTGAGTTTCAAGGGAAGAATTTTGCACATGCCAAACGCGTCCAAATCACTTCTAGATGATAGATGACTTTTTTGAGGAGCTTTTAGGCTTTTTTCTTTGAGTAGATTGacatattaattaaatatcaaTAGAAGCTTCTGCTCATGGATGAAATGTTCTAAGATAAAATGTGTCTGGTGCAATTCTAACAGTACTTGGCATACCACTCCATCAGCATCTGAtagaaaataacaatagaaAGCTCACCTAACTTAACTGGTAAGGTGGAATTGATGTTTatcatgaagaaaaagaagtctgCCACAATGGACTGCAccatgaaatttgacttgTCTTCAAAGGCAATTCAAGGCTTAGAATGCAAGTAGTGAGAAATTGTCAGCAATGAGTGATGGAGGTTGCAACTTCTGGATTTGAAGCGCgagtgtttgtttttttcattctattctttgttttaggattgGATTTTTTGTAGAACCATAATGTAGTTGATATATTGTTCTGTTTTTACTGTCTTTCAAATTTCTGACCACATGAAGAGAGATACTTTGTATATACAAATTAAGCTTTAATTCTCATCTATGGTGAATGGAGGccttacaaaacaaaagatgtGTCTCGTGACTAGCTAAGCTTTCCATGTCCAATGTTTTCATCTCAACTAGTGTTTTGTGctacatttccatttttgtgtTCATTCTCCTTCATCCTGAGACACTCTGCACCCCATGCCACACTAAACACTCAGCAAAACCTTAATCCGGgacacaacaacaaaaacagaacAGAAAAAGTCTCCATTTTATTGGTAGATGTTCTGAGCTCAAATATCACGGACGAGAACTGttgaatcaaaagaaaaacatttgaCTGTGGATTGCGTTTCTTCGTGGCTATCCACTTTTTCTTAGTTAATTGTTGAACATAATTTATACGAAGTATTTGTTTTATCAGATAATTAATACGTGTAGGGCATGTCATCATGTCATGATA
This genomic interval carries:
- the LOC18777339 gene encoding uncharacterized protein LOC18777339 is translated as MAWKTSDAESLQSSDELKRQKKIKMAIYISIFVVFQIIVITTMSLTVMKVKTPRFRLGNINVDSFVSDSAAPSFDTKFTTQIKIKNSANWGSYKFNAANITFQHQGATLAVIDIAKGKAGWLSTIKRTAEVSLKSSAINGTNFGSELSSGVLTLNSVGRLNGKVAIMFIMKKKKAANMNCTIAFDVAAKTLKSLQCK